One genomic segment of Deinococcus terrestris includes these proteins:
- a CDS encoding M1 family metallopeptidase, which translates to MRRPLLSLLALGLLTAAPVPAQPALNPSADTLRDPIFPELGQVGLDVRHYDLHLTVTEPGTREVRGVVTLTLTSTRPLTQVRLDFLGPEVEAVRWNDRAVPFGVDEKAAKLTVTPPAPLRPGATARLTVEYAGTPGELEDPDFPTPLLLGWQAVPAEGGRAGANFVLSEPNGTHTFLPSNDHPSDKATFTTRVTVPRGYVAAASGVETGRVDAAGTSTFTFSQREPIPTYALGVFVDRFLRVDESAVPVGVGGSAVVRRDFFPPETPGPVRAAYVRTDEALRLLSEWFGPYPFGAYGVAVVTPRLPALETATLSTMPLNMSTERTAVHEIAHQWFGNAVTPATWPDVWLSEGMAAYSELLWTEHLGGDGQAYAARWHANLTRAGTRPLRATRAGELFDLSTYQRGALTFHALRAEIGDAAFRDFLRAYVTRFSAGAGTVSTPAFLAFVRERAGAGAEATVRRWVEERALPPLPVVGR; encoded by the coding sequence ATGCGGCGTCCCCTCCTCTCCCTGCTCGCGCTGGGGCTGCTCACGGCGGCCCCGGTGCCCGCGCAACCGGCCCTCAACCCGTCCGCCGACACCCTGCGCGACCCCATTTTCCCCGAACTGGGGCAGGTCGGGCTGGACGTGCGGCACTACGACCTGCACCTGACCGTCACGGAGCCTGGCACGCGGGAGGTGCGCGGGGTGGTCACGCTGACGCTGACGAGCACGCGACCGCTGACGCAGGTTCGGCTGGACTTCCTGGGGCCGGAGGTGGAGGCCGTGCGCTGGAATGACCGGGCGGTCCCTTTCGGGGTGGACGAGAAGGCCGCCAAACTGACGGTCACGCCTCCCGCCCCGCTGCGCCCCGGCGCGACCGCCCGGCTGACGGTGGAGTACGCGGGGACGCCCGGCGAGCTTGAGGACCCCGACTTTCCCACGCCGCTGCTGCTGGGCTGGCAGGCTGTCCCGGCCGAGGGGGGAAGGGCCGGGGCCAACTTCGTCCTGAGCGAGCCGAACGGCACGCACACTTTCCTCCCGTCCAACGACCATCCCTCTGACAAGGCCACCTTCACCACGCGGGTGACCGTGCCGCGCGGCTACGTGGCGGCGGCAAGCGGCGTGGAGACGGGCCGGGTGGACGCGGCGGGGACGAGCACCTTCACCTTCTCGCAGCGGGAACCCATCCCAACCTATGCGCTGGGGGTCTTCGTGGACCGTTTTCTGCGGGTGGACGAGTCTGCCGTGCCCGTGGGCGTGGGGGGAAGCGCGGTGGTGCGGCGCGACTTTTTCCCGCCGGAGACGCCCGGCCCGGTGCGGGCGGCCTATGTCCGTACCGACGAGGCGTTGCGCCTGCTCTCGGAGTGGTTCGGGCCATACCCGTTCGGGGCCTACGGGGTGGCGGTGGTCACGCCCCGGCTGCCCGCGCTGGAGACGGCGACCCTCTCCACCATGCCGCTGAACATGAGCACCGAGCGCACCGCCGTCCACGAGATCGCGCACCAGTGGTTCGGCAACGCGGTCACGCCCGCCACCTGGCCCGACGTGTGGCTCTCGGAGGGCATGGCCGCCTATTCGGAGCTGCTGTGGACCGAGCACCTCGGCGGGGATGGGCAGGCCTACGCCGCCCGCTGGCACGCCAACCTGACCCGCGCGGGCACCCGGCCCCTGCGGGCGACGCGGGCAGGGGAACTCTTTGACCTCAGCACCTACCAGCGCGGGGCACTGACCTTCCACGCGCTGCGGGCGGAAATCGGGGACGCGGCCTTCCGCGACTTCCTGCGGGCCTACGTGACGCGCTTCTCGGCCGGGGCGGGGACAGTCAGCACACCGGCCTTCCTCGCCTTCGTGCGCGAGCGGGCGGGCGCGGGGGCCGAGGCGACGGTGCGGCGCTGGGTAGAGGAGCGGGCGCTGCCGCCGTTGCCGGTGGTGGGTCGCTGA
- a CDS encoding NUDIX hydrolase codes for MSHLSRTLPIKRAAHVYLVRGEELLLVEERMDDGSIFYGLPGGKAHPGESLADAAVRQVAVETGLTVTDLRFVSLLEGEMLRGTRNECYANFARFTAAYHGDLDPTDPEVVGVKWVPFAQVEGLIRYGPPPECEERNPLIWVPTRDFLKGEARAYYPI; via the coding sequence ATGAGCCACCTGTCGCGCACCCTGCCCATCAAACGCGCCGCGCACGTCTATCTGGTGCGGGGCGAGGAACTGCTGCTCGTGGAAGAGCGCATGGACGACGGCAGCATCTTTTACGGCCTGCCCGGCGGCAAGGCGCACCCCGGCGAGAGCCTCGCGGACGCCGCCGTGCGGCAGGTCGCTGTGGAGACGGGCCTGACCGTCACCGACCTCCGGTTCGTGAGCCTGCTGGAAGGCGAGATGCTGCGCGGCACCCGCAACGAGTGCTACGCCAACTTCGCCCGCTTCACGGCCGCCTACCACGGCGACCTTGACCCCACCGACCCGGAGGTCGTGGGCGTGAAATGGGTGCCTTTCGCGCAGGTGGAGGGCCTGATTCGCTACGGCCCGCCCCCGGAGTGCGAGGAGCGCAACCCGCTGATCTGGGTGCCCACGCGCGACTTCCTGAAGGGGGAGGCGCGGGCGTACTACCCGATTTAA
- a CDS encoding acyl-CoA thioesterase, with product MSTPFETRTPIRVRYAETDAMGVAHHANYPVWFEVGRSDLMRDLGLPYAEVEARGYYLMLSGLNVEYRRAARYDEELTLVTRVGAVRSRTMTFTYELRHEGTLLATGETRHIATDKTYRPARLPEDVMALLGAGG from the coding sequence GTGAGCACCCCCTTTGAGACCCGCACCCCCATCCGCGTGCGCTACGCCGAGACGGACGCGATGGGGGTGGCGCATCACGCCAATTACCCGGTGTGGTTCGAGGTGGGCCGCAGCGACCTGATGCGCGACCTCGGGCTGCCCTACGCCGAGGTCGAGGCGCGGGGCTACTACCTGATGCTCTCGGGCCTGAATGTGGAATACCGCCGCGCCGCCCGCTACGACGAGGAACTCACGCTGGTCACGCGGGTGGGCGCGGTGCGCTCGCGGACGATGACCTTTACCTATGAACTCCGGCACGAAGGGACGCTCCTGGCGACTGGCGAAACCCGCCACATCGCCACCGACAAGACCTACCGCCCGGCCCGGCTGCCCGAGGATGTGATGGCGCTCCTGGGGGCGGGGGGCTAG
- a CDS encoding ribosome-binding factor A, translating into MKPAQVQAQLTRVLSSAIAELRDPRVPLIVTVERVTVTPDYGLARVYVSAMGADMPELLDALGRARGYLQREISAQVKMRRTPTLEFYDAAESRL; encoded by the coding sequence ATGAAGCCTGCCCAGGTCCAGGCCCAGCTCACCCGCGTCCTCTCCTCCGCCATCGCGGAACTGCGCGACCCCCGCGTGCCGCTGATCGTGACGGTGGAGCGCGTGACCGTGACGCCTGACTACGGCCTCGCCCGCGTGTATGTCAGCGCGATGGGGGCCGACATGCCCGAGTTGCTGGACGCCCTGGGCCGGGCACGCGGGTACCTCCAGCGCGAGATCTCGGCGCAGGTGAAGATGCGCCGCACGCCCACCCTGGAGTTCTACGACGCAGCGGAGTCCCGCCTGTGA
- a CDS encoding LysM peptidoglycan-binding domain-containing protein produces MAQRASFLSGALLLLALTSPPPALAAPTTVTVRSGDTLYGLAQRTGVSVARLRSLNGLKGNLIRPGQVLRLRGATATTNSSNGLAPYTVRRGDTLSAIAERAGVSVAALRAVNGFSGSLIRPGQKLKVPPRGTGTAARAVPPRPTTEVRVIHSYVAAQPGETLGTLAKRYRTTEKNLLALNDLGRRRLYPGQRVLVPQRVPVPIPPKPTGKPVSVKRLTPLSIPVRVVNVDLRWRDVLVTPVLPPGGIGKGARVSTLSRVSGAKAVVNGSYFHPQSYIPAGDLVVRGRLVALGRIPAGLAITPDNRATIRAVPARGDGAKVAWRGMETVIAAGPSILKDGVVRRQYSSAFRDPALFGRAARSAVGLVSNRDLVLVTTHARLTTTEMGKVMARLGVRDALLLDGGSSAGLAWNGTAVLESVRSVAYGIGVFTGYEGRRYSR; encoded by the coding sequence ATGGCCCAGCGTGCTTCCTTCCTGTCCGGTGCCCTTCTCCTTCTCGCGCTGACCTCTCCCCCACCCGCGCTGGCGGCCCCCACGACCGTGACCGTGCGTTCCGGCGACACCCTTTACGGCCTGGCCCAACGGACCGGGGTGAGCGTGGCACGGCTGCGGTCGCTCAATGGGCTGAAGGGCAACCTGATCCGGCCCGGCCAAGTGCTGCGGCTGCGGGGGGCGACAGCGACGACCAACTCTTCCAATGGGCTGGCTCCCTACACCGTGCGGCGCGGGGACACCCTGAGCGCCATTGCGGAACGGGCGGGGGTGAGTGTGGCCGCGCTGCGGGCGGTCAACGGTTTCTCGGGCAGCCTGATCCGGCCGGGCCAGAAGTTGAAGGTGCCCCCACGCGGCACCGGGACCGCCGCCCGCGCCGTTCCGCCGCGCCCCACGACCGAGGTGCGGGTCATCCACAGCTACGTGGCGGCCCAACCCGGCGAGACGCTGGGCACGCTCGCCAAGCGCTACCGCACCACTGAGAAGAACCTGCTGGCCCTGAATGACCTCGGCCGCCGCCGCCTCTACCCCGGCCAGCGGGTGCTGGTGCCGCAGCGCGTCCCGGTGCCCATCCCGCCGAAACCGACCGGCAAGCCCGTCAGCGTCAAGCGGCTGACGCCCCTGAGTATCCCGGTGCGGGTCGTGAACGTGGACCTGCGCTGGCGCGACGTGCTCGTCACGCCGGTACTGCCGCCGGGCGGGATCGGGAAGGGGGCGCGGGTGAGCACCCTATCGCGGGTGAGTGGTGCCAAGGCTGTGGTGAACGGCAGCTATTTCCACCCGCAGTCGTATATCCCGGCGGGAGACCTGGTGGTGCGGGGACGGCTGGTGGCGCTGGGGCGGATTCCGGCGGGCCTGGCGATCACGCCCGATAACCGCGCGACCATCCGGGCCGTGCCCGCGCGGGGAGACGGGGCGAAGGTGGCGTGGCGGGGGATGGAGACGGTGATTGCTGCCGGTCCGAGCATCCTGAAAGACGGGGTGGTGCGCCGCCAGTACTCCAGCGCCTTCCGGGATCCGGCCCTCTTCGGGCGGGCGGCCCGCAGCGCGGTCGGGCTGGTGAGCAACCGCGACCTCGTGCTGGTGACCACCCACGCGCGGCTGACCACCACCGAGATGGGCAAGGTGATGGCCCGCCTGGGGGTCCGGGACGCCCTGCTGCTGGATGGCGGCAGCAGCGCGGGCCTCGCGTGGAACGGCACGGCGGTGCTGGAGAGCGTGCGGAGCGTGGCCTATGGCATCGGGGTCTTTACGGGGTACGAGGGGCGGCGGTATTCGCGGTGA
- a CDS encoding ABC transporter permease, protein MDGLFAQLLTTAFLATFIRSVVPLLLTGLGGLFSERSGVVNIALDGLIIFGALAGAVATLALEPSLGSLAPWLGWLAGALVGGLIAWIHAVISIKYRADQVISGTAINLLATGVPAVILTALYGSSTESPKVQNALPLWGIGELRFSPPVFFALLTALVTWYVLYRTPFGLRLRATGEHPGAAASMGVNVRRMRYSGVILSGLLAGTAGVFLSIGNLDSYVRNISAGLGFISLAALIFGQWKPLGVLAATILFGFLQALSITLGGTDLLPPTLVQALPYLITIIALAFTGRSAGPKALGKPLDG, encoded by the coding sequence ATGGACGGCTTGTTCGCGCAACTCCTGACCACGGCCTTCCTCGCCACCTTCATCCGCAGCGTGGTGCCGCTGCTGCTGACCGGGCTGGGCGGCCTCTTTTCCGAACGCAGCGGCGTGGTGAACATCGCGCTCGACGGCCTGATCATCTTCGGGGCGCTGGCGGGCGCGGTGGCGACGCTGGCGCTGGAACCCTCTCTCGGCTCGCTGGCCCCCTGGCTGGGGTGGCTCGCCGGGGCGCTCGTGGGCGGACTGATCGCCTGGATTCACGCGGTCATTTCCATCAAATACCGCGCCGATCAGGTGATTTCGGGCACGGCGATCAACCTGCTGGCGACCGGGGTGCCCGCCGTGATTCTGACCGCCCTGTACGGCAGCAGCACGGAAAGCCCCAAGGTGCAAAACGCCCTGCCACTGTGGGGCATCGGCGAGCTGCGCTTCAGCCCGCCCGTGTTCTTCGCGCTGCTTACGGCCCTGGTGACGTGGTATGTGCTGTACCGCACTCCCTTCGGCCTGCGGCTGCGGGCCACCGGCGAGCATCCCGGCGCAGCGGCCAGCATGGGCGTCAACGTGCGGCGGATGCGCTACAGCGGCGTGATCCTGTCGGGCCTGCTGGCGGGGACGGCGGGCGTCTTCCTCAGCATCGGGAATCTGGACTCTTATGTGCGCAACATCAGCGCGGGCCTGGGCTTCATCTCGCTGGCCGCGCTGATCTTCGGGCAGTGGAAGCCGCTGGGCGTGCTGGCGGCGACCATCCTGTTCGGGTTTCTCCAGGCCCTCTCCATCACGCTGGGGGGCACCGATCTGCTGCCGCCCACGCTGGTGCAGGCCCTGCCCTACCTGATCACGATCATCGCGCTAGCCTTTACCGGGCGCAGCGCGGGTCCCAAGGCGCTGGGCAAACCGCTGGACGGGTAG
- a CDS encoding ABC transporter permease gives MTHLSDSRLSPVAARIALTASAVAAAGLLLFPLATLGRGFDADPVLLHLTGAVTNLSANPDAPLPPTGTVLPLGWAALALLIVSVVGALRRASWVWLTGLLAAVLGIIAVVLLGQGLGEQTARIAADTSLRPGFRRQLRSFYEGGGMNLGLFLTVLGGLITAGAGLSRFPAWWERLNRLRGLLVPAVAISLAVLVGAVVVLIVQPAVNASGTPLTPWTGWLAKSDLVYFVYSTLFAPVTALNPLLESLKLATPLIFTGLSVAFAFRTGLFNIGAPGQLTIGAIMAMLVGVYGPASLGWGLLPLSVLAAAAGGALWGAIPGILKARFGSSEVINTIMLNYVASAIFIFLIGSNTFTFLGREYSLPFKAEGFEPASEELREGARLPTLLNLLNVGADGTTALTAGPLVALLAYVVTRLATRRTARGGLIALGAALLAGLLTWRVGIPVTVIGSQLNASFLIALACIGLFGVLMWRTATGYALRAVGLSPRAAEYGGISVARGTILAMTLAGMFAGLAGTHYVNGGALDEYRLKANMPVSVGFDGIAVALMGQNTPAGVMAASLLFGTIDTGSVGVQRLENISRDIVVVLKALIVLFIAAGGFLSRRVTDPPPPQLAATGGGGNAAPATAGLTPSVAAQERATPNPNVTLASETNKDVTQGGNQ, from the coding sequence GTGACGCACCTTTCTGACTCTCGCCTCTCGCCAGTGGCGGCGCGAATCGCGCTGACGGCGAGCGCGGTGGCCGCCGCCGGGCTGCTGCTGTTTCCCCTCGCCACCCTGGGGCGCGGCTTCGACGCCGACCCCGTTCTCCTGCACCTGACCGGCGCCGTGACCAACCTCAGCGCCAACCCCGACGCGCCCCTGCCCCCCACCGGCACCGTCCTGCCGCTGGGCTGGGCGGCCCTGGCCCTCCTGATTGTCAGCGTGGTGGGGGCGCTGCGCCGCGCCTCCTGGGTGTGGCTGACGGGGCTGCTGGCCGCCGTGTTGGGCATCATTGCCGTGGTGCTGCTGGGGCAGGGGCTGGGCGAGCAGACCGCCCGCATTGCCGCCGACACCTCCCTGCGGCCCGGCTTCCGGCGGCAACTGCGCTCCTTTTACGAGGGCGGGGGGATGAACCTCGGCCTCTTCCTGACCGTGCTGGGCGGACTGATCACGGCGGGGGCGGGATTGAGCCGCTTTCCGGCGTGGTGGGAGCGGCTCAACCGGCTTCGGGGCCTGCTGGTGCCCGCCGTCGCCATCTCGCTGGCGGTGCTGGTGGGCGCGGTGGTTGTGCTCATCGTGCAGCCTGCGGTGAACGCCTCGGGCACGCCGCTGACCCCCTGGACGGGGTGGCTCGCCAAGAGCGACCTCGTGTATTTCGTGTACTCGACCCTCTTCGCGCCTGTGACGGCGCTGAACCCCTTGCTGGAAAGTCTCAAGCTAGCGACCCCGCTGATCTTCACCGGGCTGTCGGTGGCGTTCGCGTTCCGCACGGGCCTCTTTAACATCGGGGCGCCGGGGCAGCTCACCATCGGGGCGATCATGGCCATGCTGGTGGGCGTGTACGGCCCGGCCTCGCTGGGCTGGGGCCTGCTGCCGCTCTCGGTGCTGGCGGCGGCGGCGGGCGGGGCGCTGTGGGGCGCGATTCCGGGCATTCTCAAGGCCCGCTTCGGCTCCTCGGAAGTCATCAACACGATCATGCTGAACTACGTCGCCTCGGCGATCTTCATCTTTCTGATCGGGTCGAATACCTTTACCTTTCTGGGCCGCGAGTACAGCCTGCCCTTCAAGGCCGAAGGCTTCGAGCCCGCCTCCGAGGAGTTGCGCGAGGGGGCGCGGCTGCCCACCCTGCTGAACCTCCTGAACGTGGGCGCGGACGGCACCACTGCGCTGACGGCCGGGCCGCTCGTGGCGCTGCTGGCCTACGTGGTGACGCGGCTGGCGACGCGGCGTACCGCGCGGGGCGGGCTGATCGCGCTGGGCGCGGCGCTGCTCGCGGGGCTGCTGACCTGGCGGGTTGGGATTCCGGTCACCGTGATCGGCAGCCAGCTCAACGCCAGCTTCCTGATCGCGCTGGCGTGCATCGGCCTGTTCGGGGTGCTGATGTGGCGCACGGCGACCGGGTACGCGCTGCGGGCGGTGGGCCTCTCCCCACGCGCGGCGGAGTACGGCGGAATCAGCGTGGCGCGGGGGACCATCCTGGCGATGACGCTGGCGGGGATGTTCGCGGGGCTGGCGGGCACCCACTACGTGAACGGCGGGGCGCTCGACGAGTACCGCCTCAAGGCCAACATGCCGGTCAGCGTGGGCTTCGACGGCATTGCGGTGGCCCTGATGGGCCAGAACACCCCGGCGGGCGTGATGGCCGCCAGCCTGCTGTTCGGCACCATCGACACCGGCAGCGTTGGCGTGCAGCGGCTGGAGAACATCAGCCGCGACATCGTGGTGGTGCTCAAGGCCCTGATCGTGCTGTTTATCGCGGCGGGCGGCTTCCTCAGCCGCCGGGTGACCGATCCCCCGCCGCCCCAGCTTGCGGCGACGGGCGGTGGGGGCAACGCAGCCCCGGCGACGGCGGGCCTGACCCCCTCGGTGGCCGCGCAGGAACGCGCCACGCCCAACCCCAACGTGACCCTTGCCAGTGAAACCAACAAAGACGTGACCCAGGGGGGAAATCAGTAA
- the ndk gene encoding nucleoside-diphosphate kinase has translation MERTFAMIKPDGVRRGLTPEILARIQKKGYRIVGLKQMMIARETAETHYGEHRERPFFGELVEFITGGPVVAIALEGENAITGWRAMMGATNPANAAPGTIRADFATTTGENVTHGSDSPESAERELGLFFREDELLK, from the coding sequence ATGGAACGCACCTTTGCCATGATCAAGCCCGACGGCGTGCGCCGCGGCCTGACCCCCGAGATTCTCGCCCGCATCCAGAAGAAGGGCTACCGCATCGTCGGCCTCAAGCAGATGATGATCGCCCGCGAAACCGCCGAGACCCACTACGGCGAGCACCGCGAGCGCCCCTTTTTCGGCGAACTCGTCGAGTTCATCACGGGCGGCCCCGTGGTCGCCATCGCCCTGGAAGGCGAGAACGCCATCACGGGCTGGCGAGCCATGATGGGCGCGACCAACCCCGCCAACGCCGCTCCCGGCACCATCCGCGCCGACTTCGCCACCACCACCGGCGAGAACGTCACCCACGGCAGCGACTCCCCCGAGAGCGCCGAGCGCGAACTGGGGCTGTTTTTCCGCGAGGACGAGCTGCTGAAGTGA
- a CDS encoding nitroreductase family protein: MSPPPAHPPALPLIEGMLARRTTNGPFRPDPVSREHQHLLMRVAQAAPSHFNSQPWRFVLVENPQTIAEIARISGESMTELIEAGVFFERYRRYFRFSEAEMEERRDGIHIDHLPGPLRPFTRQVFSDAGLKLMRQLGVPKKLGEDNRKLVAGSPLLLAALLDKSEYRPGELSGFYSVFGLGAAMENIWNAVGALGMGIQFVSTPMEIPRQWRAIQTLLNVPGDLELMAVYRLGYLPAGEKRPSIDWSSRHRKRLSQFVARERWGEPEEE, from the coding sequence ATGAGTCCCCCTCCCGCCCACCCCCCGGCGCTCCCCCTGATCGAGGGGATGCTGGCCCGGCGCACCACCAACGGCCCCTTCCGGCCCGATCCGGTCAGCCGCGAGCACCAGCACCTCCTGATGCGGGTCGCGCAGGCCGCTCCCAGCCACTTCAACAGCCAGCCGTGGAGATTCGTCCTCGTCGAGAATCCGCAGACCATCGCCGAGATCGCCCGCATCTCCGGCGAGAGCATGACCGAGCTGATCGAGGCCGGGGTCTTTTTCGAGCGCTACCGCCGCTATTTCCGCTTCAGTGAAGCCGAGATGGAGGAGCGGCGCGACGGCATCCACATCGACCACCTGCCCGGCCCGCTGCGGCCCTTTACCCGGCAGGTCTTCAGCGACGCGGGCCTCAAGCTGATGCGGCAGCTCGGTGTGCCGAAAAAACTGGGCGAGGACAACCGCAAGCTGGTCGCCGGAAGCCCGCTGCTGCTCGCCGCGCTGCTGGACAAATCGGAGTACCGCCCCGGCGAACTCAGCGGCTTTTACTCCGTCTTCGGCCTCGGCGCGGCGATGGAGAACATCTGGAACGCGGTCGGGGCGCTCGGCATGGGCATCCAGTTCGTCTCCACGCCGATGGAGATTCCCCGACAGTGGCGGGCCATCCAGACCCTGCTGAACGTGCCCGGCGACCTCGAACTGATGGCCGTCTACCGGCTGGGGTACCTCCCGGCGGGCGAGAAGCGTCCCTCCATCGACTGGAGCAGCCGTCACCGCAAGCGCCTGTCGCAGTTCGTCGCCCGCGAGCGCTGGGGGGAGCCGGAGGAGGAGTAA
- a CDS encoding aldo/keto reductase, whose product MTQTTPNAAQSGTFKIGGDLSVNRLGFGAMRITGEGVWGDPADREGALATLRRLPDLGVNFIDTADSYGPAVSEELIREALHPYDTVVVATKAGLTRTGPDVWIPVGRPEYLKQQAYISRRRLGVERIDLWQLHRIDRHVPQDEQFGAIRELIDEGVIRHAGLSEVSVEEIEAARRVFPVATVQNLYNLANRKSEDVLDHCEREGIGFIPWYPLAAGRLAQEGSVLTEIAGRLGATPSQVALAWVLRRSPVMLPIPGTGKVGHLEENVAAASLTLSDEDFTALDEVGRQEWERQQAARR is encoded by the coding sequence ATGACCCAGACCACCCCCAACGCCGCGCAGAGCGGCACCTTCAAGATCGGCGGCGACCTCAGCGTGAACCGCCTGGGCTTCGGCGCGATGCGGATTACCGGCGAGGGCGTCTGGGGCGACCCCGCCGACCGCGAGGGCGCCTTGGCGACCCTGCGCCGGTTGCCCGACCTGGGCGTCAACTTCATCGACACCGCCGACTCCTACGGCCCGGCCGTCTCGGAGGAACTCATCCGCGAGGCGCTGCACCCCTACGACACGGTGGTCGTGGCGACCAAGGCGGGCCTGACCCGCACCGGCCCCGACGTGTGGATTCCGGTGGGCCGCCCCGAGTACCTCAAGCAGCAGGCCTATATCTCGCGCCGCCGCCTGGGGGTCGAGCGCATCGACCTGTGGCAACTGCACCGCATCGACCGCCATGTGCCGCAGGACGAGCAGTTCGGCGCGATCCGCGAGCTGATCGACGAGGGCGTCATCCGCCACGCGGGCCTCAGCGAGGTCAGCGTGGAGGAGATCGAGGCCGCCCGCCGCGTCTTCCCGGTCGCCACCGTGCAGAACCTCTACAACCTCGCCAACCGCAAGTCCGAGGACGTGCTGGACCACTGCGAGCGCGAGGGCATCGGCTTTATTCCGTGGTATCCCCTGGCCGCCGGGCGGCTGGCGCAGGAGGGCAGCGTCCTGACCGAGATCGCCGGGCGCCTGGGCGCGACCCCCTCGCAGGTGGCCCTCGCCTGGGTCCTGCGCCGCAGCCCTGTCATGCTGCCCATTCCCGGCACGGGCAAGGTGGGGCACCTGGAGGAGAACGTGGCCGCCGCCTCGCTCACCCTCTCCGACGAGGACTTCACCGCCCTGGACGAGGTGGGCCGCCAGGAGTGGGAGCGCCAGCAGGCCGCCCGGCGCTGA
- a CDS encoding type III polyketide synthase, whose translation MAASPALPLVRSLVTGHPPYRAPQAEVREAARTLFPRMAARPHMLDVFDNAQIDSRALSRPLEWYLEPRGFGEKNAVFVEEARALTVRLAREALERADVTPAEVDAVVVVNTSGLSTPSLDAYLIGALGLNPHAARLPVWGLGCAGGASGLARAADLVRAGFRRVLFVAVELCSLTLVKGDESKSNFVGTALFADGGAALVVTAADVPGPPPLAALHGAFSTLIEDSEDIMGWDVVDDGLKVRFSRDIPTLVRSMMRENVAQALAGRGWSRDDVGTFVVHPGGVKVLAAYEEALDLPPGALDTSRRVLAAHGNMSSVTVLFVLEEVLRGKPLGQGLLSAMGPGFSAEHVLLSFGPLD comes from the coding sequence ATGGCTGCCTCCCCTGCCCTGCCGCTGGTGCGCTCGCTCGTGACCGGGCACCCGCCCTACCGCGCCCCCCAGGCCGAGGTCCGGGAGGCCGCCCGCACCCTCTTTCCGCGCATGGCAGCCCGCCCGCACATGCTCGACGTGTTCGACAACGCGCAGATCGACTCCCGCGCCCTGTCGCGCCCGCTGGAATGGTACCTGGAGCCGCGCGGCTTCGGGGAGAAAAACGCCGTCTTCGTGGAGGAGGCCCGTGCCCTGACCGTCCGGCTGGCGCGAGAAGCCCTGGAGCGGGCGGACGTGACCCCGGCAGAGGTGGACGCGGTGGTCGTGGTGAACACCAGTGGCCTGAGCACTCCTAGCCTGGACGCTTATCTGATCGGAGCGCTGGGCCTCAACCCGCACGCGGCGCGACTGCCGGTGTGGGGGCTGGGGTGCGCGGGCGGGGCTTCGGGCCTCGCGCGGGCCGCCGACCTCGTGCGGGCGGGGTTCCGGCGGGTGCTGTTCGTGGCGGTGGAGCTGTGCAGCCTGACCCTGGTGAAGGGCGACGAGTCCAAGAGCAACTTCGTGGGCACGGCCCTCTTCGCGGACGGCGGCGCGGCCCTGGTCGTCACCGCCGCCGACGTGCCCGGCCCGCCGCCGCTGGCCGCGCTCCACGGCGCTTTCTCCACCCTGATCGAGGACTCCGAGGACATCATGGGCTGGGACGTGGTGGACGACGGCCTGAAGGTGCGCTTCTCGCGCGACATCCCCACCCTGGTCCGCTCCATGATGCGGGAGAACGTCGCGCAGGCCCTCGCCGGGCGCGGATGGAGCCGGGACGACGTGGGCACCTTCGTGGTGCACCCCGGCGGGGTCAAGGTGCTCGCCGCCTATGAGGAAGCGCTCGACCTGCCCCCCGGCGCCCTCGACACCAGCCGCCGCGTCCTCGCCGCGCACGGCAACATGAGCAGTGTGACGGTCCTGTTCGTGCTGGAGGAGGTGCTGCGCGGGAAGCCGCTGGGCCAGGGCCTCCTCTCCGCGATGGGACCGGGCTTCAGCGCCGAACACGTGCTGCTGAGCTTCGGGCCGCTGGACTGA